AGCGAGAGCGCCGCACCCCGCCGAACCTCGATCGGCAGGCGCCCGGTCCGGGCCGCCTGGCGGAGAGGGCGAAGGAACGCCGCGACCGGGTCGACGGCGACCACCCGGCAGCCTCTCCGGGCCAGCTCGAGGCTCTGCCATCCGCTTCCGCAACCGACGTCCAGGACGCTCTCGAACCGGACTCCGTGAGCCCGCAGGATCTCGTCGCGGGCCGGGGACAGCAGCTCGCGCCAGAGACCGTAGACCTCGTCGTAGTAGCCGGCGAGAACGGCGTAGGGGGGCCGCTTCCTGGCCGTCACGGCGCGGCGCTCCCGAGCGCTTTCGGAGCGCCGCCTCGCGTGGACGCGAGGGCGAGCGCCACCAGCGCCACGAGGCCGGGAAGGGCGATGAAAAAGGCGTAGGGGAGCCCGAAGCCGCCGGCCTGGAGCTGGTACTGGAGCGCCGTCACCCCACCGAGAAGGAGCGCGGCCGGCAGCAGGGCGAGGGGCTTCCAGCGCGCGAAGACGACGAGCGCGAGTGCCAGGAAGCCACGCCCGGCGGTGACCCCTTCGACGAACGTCGGTGAGACCGTGAGGATGAGCATCGCCCCTCCGAGTGCGCCGAGGACGCCGGACGCGGCGGCGGCACCGCTTCGGACGGCGACCACGGACAGGCCGAGCGAGCGCAGCGCCTCCGGATTCTCTCCTGCCGCTGCGAGCCTCAACCCGGCGCGCGTTCGCGCGAGCCAGAAGTGGAGGACGACCGGGGCGAGGAAGCTCGCCGCAACCACGTCGGGAACTCCGAAGAGGCCCCGCGGCAGGGTCCGCACCTCGAGAACCGCCCCCGTATCGCCGGCAGCGAGCCTGTAGGCAAACGCGGTGGCGCCGAGCGCGAGGAGATTCCAGACGGTGCCTACGAGAATCGGATCGGCCCGGCGGGCGACGGCGAACAGGGCGAAGAGGAGGCCCGCGAGGAATCCTGCGAGAGCGGCCGCCGCGAGGCTGGACGCAGGTGGGAGGCCGCCGCGTCCCGCCGCGAACGCAATGTAGGCCCCGACGAGCATCGTCCCCTCGAGACCGATCTGGATCGACCCGGCCCGCTCGAGCAGGAGCTCTCCGGTCGCTGCGAGAAGGAGCGGCGCCGCGAGGAGCAGGGCGATCTCGACGAAACCGGTCATCGGGAGCCCTCCGCCGATCGTCCGCCCCGGGCCAGGAGGAGGCCCAGCACCGCGAGGGCCGGAACGATGGACGCGAGGGCCGACGGAACGCCGGCGTCGCGCTGCAGCGCGCTCGAGCCCGTGCCGAGCGCGGCGAAGAGGACGCCCGAGGCGGCGCCTCCGAGAGGCGTCATGCCGCCCAGGAGCGCCGCCGCGATTCCGGAGTAGCCGACGCCCGCGGTGAACGGGTCGTAGAGCCGCCCCGTGAGCGCGAGGACCTCCAGGCCTCCACCGAGGCCGGCGAGCGCTCCCGACACGAGGAAGGCGCCGGAGCGGAGGCGGACGTCCGGGAGCCCGGCGGCGCGGGCGGCGCGCGGCGCCTCGCCCACCGCACGAAGCGCGAGCCCCAGAGGCGTGCGCGAGAGGAGAAACGCCGCCAGGGCGGCGAGGCCGAGGGCGGCGAGGACGGCGGCCGTAGCGCGGGAGCCGGGGACGAGAGGCGAGAGGAGAACGGCGTCCGAGAGGGCGCGGCTCTGGGGGTAGTCGCCCGCCGGATCGCGCAGCGGACCCCGGACGAGCCACGTCACGCCCGCCGCCGCGACGAGGTTGAGGAGGATCGTCGAGAGCACCGGGGGGACCTTTCGCACCTCGGCGAGCCACACCGCCGGAGCGGCCTGGAGCGCCCCGGCCAGCGGTGCGGCGAGGATGACGGCCGCGCGCGCCGCGAAGGAGAGGTCGGGGACGAGCGGCCCGACGGCCGCCGCCGCGGCGGCTCCGGCCAGGAATTGCCCTTCGAGCCCGACGTTCAGGACACCGGCCCGGAAGGCGACGACGGCGGCCACCGCCGTCAGGACGAGGCCGGTCGATCGCGCGGCCGTCTCGCCGGCAGCGGCTTTCGAACCGAAGGCGCCGCGGAGGAGGGCCGCGAAAGCGTCGGCCGGCGAAGCCCCGGCCAGGAGAACGAGCAGGGCCGCGGCCGCGAGTGTTCCGAGCGCGACCGCGAGAACCGTACGCGTCTTCACGCCGCGAGCCCTGCCATGAAGCGCCCCAGCTGGGCGAGGCTCGTCGACGCGGGAAGGTGCGGAGAGAGCGCTCCGCGGTAGACGACGCGAACGGGGGCGCCGAGCTCCTGCGCCTCCTCCGGATCGGCCGTCACGACCAGGACCCCCGCGCCGGAGCGGGCGGCGTCGAGGAGGCGCGCCCTGACGTCTTCCGACGACGCGATGTCGAGGCCGCGTGTCGGGTGAATGGCGACGAGGAGCCTGGGGAGCGGCTCCAGCTCGCGGGCCAGGAGGAGCTTCTGCTGGTTCCCGCCGGAGAGATCGCTCGCACGGGCGCCGGGCCCCGAGGCGCGGACGCCGAAACGGCGGAGCCGGTCCGTGGCGGCGGCGGCCAGTGCGGCGCGATCGATGGTGAAACGGCCGGGAGGGCGCCTCAGGAAGAGGTTCTCGGCGAGTGAGAGGCCGGCGACGAGCCCCTCGGCGCGCCGGTCGGCAGGAATGAACGCCCCTCCCGCGGCGCGAAACGCGAGGGAGCTGCCCGGGGTGACGGACCGGCCGGCGACCCGAAGGAAACCGTCCGCGGGCCGTGCGCCCGCGACGGCCGCTCCGAGCAGGTCGGCGCCGTTTCCGTCTATGGCCAGGAGCGTGAGCGCCTCGCCCGCCGCGATCGTGAGCGACACGGGAGGCGCGCCCGAGCCCGACGGAGTGAAGGCCTCCAGGGCGAGAGCCGGGAGATCGCCTTCGTTGCGAATCCGCGGGGCGAGAGCCAGGGGCCGGGACGTCGCCTCCGCGCCTCCGAGGAGGAGCGCGGCGACCTCGCCCGTCGTCGTCGCGGCAACGGGTGTCTCGAGCAGCGTGCGGCCTCGCGACAGGAGCGTCAGGCGGTCGGCGCCCTCGAAGACCTCGGCGAGGCGGTGCGTTATGAGGACGACGCAGCGTCCCGAGTCCGCTCGTTGCCTCAGGGCCCTGAAGAGAACGACGGTCTCGTCGGGGGAGAGGACCGCCGTCGGCTCGTCGAGCATGAGGACCTCCGGATCGGTCTGGAGCGCTCCCGCAATGCCGATCCGCTGCCGGGTGCCGACCGCGAGCTCTGCGACGAGCGCCTCAGGACTCCCGAGGTCGAGGCTGGAGGCGCGCGCGAGGCGGACCACCCGTTCCCGCCGTGCGCGACGGGACTCGATCGCCGGCGCAAACGGGTCGAGGAGGGCGAGGTTGTCGGCGACGCTCGCGGCCTCGACGAGGAGGTCGTGCTGTGGAACGAGCGCAATTCCGGCCCGCCGGGCCGCGCGCGGGTCGGCGTACGACACCCGTGCTCCGTTGCGGCGGATCTCGCCGGCGTCCGGGCGGAGGACCCCCGCGGCGATCGCGACGAGCGTCGACTTCCCCGCGCCGTTCTCGCCGAGCAGGGCGTGGATCTCGCCCGGACGAACGACGAGCCGTGCGCCGTCGAGGGCGCGAACGGCTCCGAACGACTTCGCGATGCCCGCGAGCTCGAGCGCGAACGGGGGCGTGGTCACCTCGGGGCCGCGGAGAAGGCCGGCGCCGGCATCAGAAGTTGCCCCTCGGGACGACGAGCTCGCCCGAGATGATCCGCTCCCTCGTCCGTTCCACCTCGTCCACGACCGGGGCCGGAACACGCCCGAGGACGGCGGGGCTCCAGACGAACGAGATCACGCCGCTCTTCAGGCCGTATCGCATCGGCAGGCCTTCGAAGCGCCCGTCCTTCACGGTTCGGGCCGCCTCGACGAAGGCGCGGGGCAGGTCGATGACTGCCGAGGCGAGGACGCTCGGCGCCAGGGAGTTCTGGTCCCTGTTCGAGCCGAAGGCCCAGACCCCGCGCTCCGTGGCCGCGTTGAAGACGCCGAGGGCCGCCGCGTTGGCGTTGTGGAAGAGGAAGTCGTTCCCCTGGTCGACGAGGGCGAGCGCAGCGGCTTTCGCGCCGGCCACGTCCTCGAAGGAACCCGTGAAAACGGTCGTCGCCTTGGCCCCGGGGTTTCCGGCTTTCAGCCCGGCCTCGAACGCGAGGAACGTGGAACGGATCGACGGCAGCTCGACACCGCCCACCATCCCCGCCTTCGCCGTCTTCGACATCCGCCCGGCCACGAGGCCGCAGAGGTACGTCGCCTGCTCCAGCTCGAAGACGAGCGGCGCCTGGTTCGCCGCCACGCGCGAGCCCGAGGTCGTCACGAAGACCGTGCCCGGAAACTCCTTCGCCACGCGAGCCGCCGCGTCCTGGAACTCGAAGCCGTGGCCGAAACAGAGGGAGTAGCCGTCCGCGGCGTAGGCCCGGAACTGCTCCTCGAACTCCGACGGCGTCTTCACCTGGACGTGCGAGACCTTCGCATCCAGCTCCTTCTCGATCGCTTTCAGCCCTTCGTACGCCCCGGCGTTCCATCCCGCGTCGGATACGGGACCGGGCGTCAGCAGCGCCACCCTGAACCCGGCCGGCGCCTTCGGCGTCTCCTCCTTCCGGCAGGCAGGGAGCGTCGCGAGGAGAGGGACGGCGAGGAGGGCGATGAAGAAGCGGCGCCGGCTCGTCATGTCGTTCGAGTTTAGTCCGGTCAGACGACGGACCGGCCGGCGTCCACGGCGAGGACCTGGCCCGTGATCGAGCGGTTCGTGGCGAGAAGGAGCGCCGCCGAGACGAGGTCTTCGACCGCAACGAGGCGCTCCAGCGGCGTCTTCGCCACGAGCCTTCCGATCGTGTCCGCGGGGAGGTCATCGGGCGGCAGGACGATCCCGGGAGCGATCCCGTTCACGCGCACGGAAGGAGCCAGGGCCACGGCCAGGTTCCGGACGAGGGCGTCGACCGCCGCCTTGGCGGACGCGTGGGGAACGTGGTGCGGCCAGGCCTTCGTGGCGGCCACGTCGGAGACGAGGAGAATCGACCCGGCGCTCCCGGCGAGAGCCGGGGCCGCAGCCTGCGCGAGAAAGAAGGCGGCGCGCGGTCCGACGGAGTAGACGGCGTCCCAGTCGTCCCCGGAAACTGCTGCGACCGTTTTCTCGAGCCACGGGGACGCGGAGTGGACGAGGAGGTCGAGCCGGCCGAAGTGGTCGAGGACCGCCTCCACGAGCCTTCGCGGTGCGCCTTCCACCCGAAGATCGGCCGCGAAGGTCCCGGCGACGGCGCCGAGGGCGCCGACCGCCGCCACCGTCTCCGCCGCGGCAGCCGGGTCGCTCCGGAAGTGGACGGCGACGTCGTATCCCGCGCCGGCCAGTCCCTCGGCGAAGGCTCGCCCCAGGCGGCGGGAAGCCCCGGTCACGAGCGCGACGGGTCTCACGGGAGAAGTGTCTCACCGTCGGGCGGCACGCGGGGCTGCACCTATAATGCTGCGTTGCTTCCAAAGGCCGGGAAGGGGTGGACGATGACGACACCGCGCACTCTCGTCGACGTATTCCGCAACCTCGAGACGCTGGGCAAGCCCGATCTCCTCCTGTACAAGAAGGACGGGCGATGGCGGCCGGTTTCCTCCTCCGCTTTTGCGGACGACGTGAAGGCCGTGGCGGGCGCGCTCGGGACCCTGGGCATCCCGGACGGAGGCGCCGTCATCATTCTCTCGGAGAACCGTCCCGAGTGGCCGACCATCGACTTCGCCAGCCAGTGCTACGGGGGCGTCCTCGTCCCGGTCTTTCCGACCATGGTCACCGACCAGGTCGAGTACATCGTCCGCGACTGCGGCGCCACCGTCGCCTTCGCCTCGACCCCCGACCAGGCTGCCAAGCTCGTGGCGGCCCAGCCGAAGTGTCCGAAGCTGAAGCACGTCTTCGTCTTCGACCACGCGGGCGGCGGAGGGAAGCCCTTCGCGAAGCTGCTCGAGGAGGGACGAAGGGCGCACCTGGCGGCTCCGGCGGTCTTCGACGAGCGGGCGAACGCGCGCAAGCCCGGGGACCTCGCCACGTTCATCTACACCTCGGGAACGACGGGCGAACCGAAGGGGGCGATGCTCCTCCAGAGCAACTTCGTCTCCAACGTCCTCGCCGGCTGCACGATTCTCCCGTTCGACTCCTCGGCCGTCGCTCTCTCGTTCCTTCCCCTCGCGCACGTCTTCGAACGCCTCCTCGAGTACTGCTACTACCACCGGGGCGCCACCGTCGCGTTCGCCGGAGTCGATCGACAAGCTGCGCGACAACCTCGGGGAGGTGAATCCCCACATGTTCGGCGCCGTCCCGCGCGTCTACGAGAAGGTCTACGCGCGCGTCCTGGACAAGGTCGACGCGGGCTCCCCGGCCAAGAAGAAGCTCTTCGAGGCCGCCATCGCGGTCGGGAAGGAGGTCCTGAACCTCCGCGCCGAGAAGAAGACGCCGGGTGGGGCCCTCGCGCTCCAGCACTTCCTCTACGAGAGGCTCGTCTACCGAAAGATCCGCGAAGCGCTCGGCTCGCGTTTCCGATTCGCCGTCTCGGGCGGTGCGCCCCTTTCGAAGGACCTCGCCGAGTTCTTCTGGGCCATCGGGGTCGAGATCTACGAGGGGTACGGCCTGACGGAGACGAGCCCGGTCATCACCGTGAACGGGCCCGCCGCCTGGAGGCTCGGAACCGTCGGCCGGATCCTGCCGGGGGTCGAGTGCCGCATCGCCCCCGACGGCGAGATCCTCACCCGCGGCCCGCACGTCATGAAGGGCTACTACGGCAAGCCCGAGGCGACGGCCGAGGCGATCGACGCGGACGGCTGGTTCCACACGGGCGACATCGGCGTCTTCGACGGCGACGGGTTCCTCAAGATCACCGACCGCAAGAAGGAGATCATCGTCAACTCGAACGGGAAGAACATCGCCCCGGCGCCCATCGAGAGCGCCCTGAAGGGCGACGCGTTCGTGTCGCAGCCGGTCGTCATCGGCGACCGCCGCAAGTTCCTCTCCTGCCTCATCGTCCCGAATTTCGAGAAGCTGAAGGACTG
The sequence above is a segment of the Holophagales bacterium genome. Coding sequences within it:
- a CDS encoding AMP-binding protein yields the protein MNPHMFGAVPRVYEKVYARVLDKVDAGSPAKKKLFEAAIAVGKEVLNLRAEKKTPGGALALQHFLYERLVYRKIREALGSRFRFAVSGGAPLSKDLAEFFWAIGVEIYEGYGLTETSPVITVNGPAAWRLGTVGRILPGVECRIAPDGEILTRGPHVMKGYYGKPEATAEAIDADGWFHTGDIGVFDGDGFLKITDRKKEIIVNSNGKNIAPAPIESALKGDAFVSQPVVIGDRRKFLSCLIVPNFEKLKDWAGKNGLSGLPEDELLKDPRVLQIYQGIIDRWNLDKPHEQVINAFKLLPHELTIEGGELTPTLKVKRRIVDQKYKAVIDGLYKGD
- a CDS encoding ABC transporter permease, which encodes MKTRTVLAVALGTLAAAALLVLLAGASPADAFAALLRGAFGSKAAAGETAARSTGLVLTAVAAVVAFRAGVLNVGLEGQFLAGAAAAAAVGPLVPDLSFAARAAVILAAPLAGALQAAPAVWLAEVRKVPPVLSTILLNLVAAAGVTWLVRGPLRDPAGDYPQSRALSDAVLLSPLVPGSRATAAVLAALGLAALAAFLLSRTPLGLALRAVGEAPRAARAAGLPDVRLRSGAFLVSGALAGLGGGLEVLALTGRLYDPFTAGVGYSGIAAALLGGMTPLGGAASGVLFAALGTGSSALQRDAGVPSALASIVPALAVLGLLLARGGRSAEGSR
- a CDS encoding ATP-binding cassette domain-containing protein; translated protein: MTTPPFALELAGIAKSFGAVRALDGARLVVRPGEIHALLGENGAGKSTLVAIAAGVLRPDAGEIRRNGARVSYADPRAARRAGIALVPQHDLLVEAASVADNLALLDPFAPAIESRRARRERVVRLARASSLDLGSPEALVAELAVGTRQRIGIAGALQTDPEVLMLDEPTAVLSPDETVVLFRALRQRADSGRCVVLITHRLAEVFEGADRLTLLSRGRTLLETPVAATTTGEVAALLLGGAEATSRPLALAPRIRNEGDLPALALEAFTPSGSGAPPVSLTIAAGEALTLLAIDGNGADLLGAAVAGARPADGFLRVAGRSVTPGSSLAFRAAGGAFIPADRRAEGLVAGLSLAENLFLRRPPGRFTIDRAALAAAATDRLRRFGVRASGPGARASDLSGGNQQKLLLARELEPLPRLLVAIHPTRGLDIASSEDVRARLLDAARSGAGVLVVTADPEEAQELGAPVRVVYRGALSPHLPASTSLAQLGRFMAGLAA
- a CDS encoding BMP family protein, with amino-acid sequence MTSRRRFFIALLAVPLLATLPACRKEETPKAPAGFRVALLTPGPVSDAGWNAGAYEGLKAIEKELDAKVSHVQVKTPSEFEEQFRAYAADGYSLCFGHGFEFQDAAARVAKEFPGTVFVTTSGSRVAANQAPLVFELEQATYLCGLVAGRMSKTAKAGMVGGVELPSIRSTFLAFEAGLKAGNPGAKATTVFTGSFEDVAGAKAAALALVDQGNDFLFHNANAAALGVFNAATERGVWAFGSNRDQNSLAPSVLASAVIDLPRAFVEAARTVKDGRFEGLPMRYGLKSGVISFVWSPAVLGRVPAPVVDEVERTRERIISGELVVPRGNF
- a CDS encoding ABC transporter permease; the encoded protein is MTGFVEIALLLAAPLLLAATGELLLERAGSIQIGLEGTMLVGAYIAFAAGRGGLPPASSLAAAALAGFLAGLLFALFAVARRADPILVGTVWNLLALGATAFAYRLAAGDTGAVLEVRTLPRGLFGVPDVVAASFLAPVVLHFWLARTRAGLRLAAAGENPEALRSLGLSVVAVRSGAAAASGVLGALGGAMLILTVSPTFVEGVTAGRGFLALALVVFARWKPLALLPAALLLGGVTALQYQLQAGGFGLPYAFFIALPGLVALVALALASTRGGAPKALGSAAP
- a CDS encoding SDR family oxidoreductase, with translation MRPVALVTGASRRLGRAFAEGLAGAGYDVAVHFRSDPAAAAETVAAVGALGAVAGTFAADLRVEGAPRRLVEAVLDHFGRLDLLVHSASPWLEKTVAAVSGDDWDAVYSVGPRAAFFLAQAAAPALAGSAGSILLVSDVAATKAWPHHVPHASAKAAVDALVRNLAVALAPSVRVNGIAPGIVLPPDDLPADTIGRLVAKTPLERLVAVEDLVSAALLLATNRSITGQVLAVDAGRSVV